A genomic window from Nocardioides jiangxiensis includes:
- a CDS encoding sulfite exporter TauE/SafE family protein, with protein MSELISDQFFSILVAGFLVGIVVGLTGMGGGALMTPALIFLGVGHTTAIVTADLTAAAIYKSGGAITHWRQGSPHVRLATYLIAGSVPMAFLGPWLLNGLIDDPTQLENTLKMCIGIALLFAASTYALRLFINMRNVNSGGGDPEANPHIRLVPTVLVGMLGGLLVGVTSVGSGSVIMIALLMLYPGLPAVKLVGTDLMQAVPLVLAAALSNIAIHGLEWDLLLPLVLGSVPGTILGSRLAPRVAQSIIRRGIVIVLTMSGTALLFKAGLHPYGEGKENLEAITVAAIGLAMLFLVPLVWGLLRKQNGLPAFGAPTVAELEQTPPRRAV; from the coding sequence GTGAGCGAGCTCATTTCCGACCAGTTCTTCTCCATCCTGGTCGCCGGCTTCCTGGTCGGCATCGTGGTCGGCCTGACCGGCATGGGCGGCGGTGCGCTCATGACGCCGGCGCTGATCTTCCTGGGCGTGGGGCACACCACGGCGATCGTCACCGCGGACCTCACCGCGGCGGCCATCTACAAGTCGGGCGGTGCGATCACCCACTGGCGGCAGGGCTCGCCGCACGTGCGCCTCGCGACGTACCTCATCGCGGGGTCCGTGCCGATGGCGTTCCTGGGGCCCTGGCTGCTCAACGGGCTGATCGACGATCCGACGCAGCTCGAGAACACGCTCAAGATGTGCATCGGCATCGCGCTGCTCTTCGCGGCCTCGACCTACGCGCTGCGCCTCTTCATCAACATGCGCAACGTCAACAGCGGTGGCGGGGACCCGGAAGCCAACCCCCACATCCGCCTGGTCCCGACCGTGCTCGTCGGCATGCTCGGTGGCCTCCTGGTCGGCGTCACGTCGGTCGGCTCCGGCTCGGTGATCATGATCGCGCTGCTCATGCTCTACCCGGGCCTTCCCGCCGTGAAGCTCGTCGGCACCGACCTCATGCAGGCGGTCCCGCTGGTGCTCGCTGCGGCCCTGTCCAACATCGCGATCCACGGCCTCGAGTGGGACCTGCTGCTCCCGCTGGTCCTCGGCTCGGTCCCCGGCACGATCCTCGGCTCCCGCTTGGCGCCCCGCGTCGCCCAGTCGATCATCCGTCGCGGCATCGTCATCGTCCTGACGATGTCGGGCACCGCACTCCTCTTCAAGGCCGGCCTGCACCCCTACGGCGAAGGCAAGGAGAACCTCGAGGCGATCACCGTCGCCGCGATCGGCCTGGCCATGCTCTTCCTGGTGCCGCTGGTGTGGGGACTGCTGCGCAAGCAGAACGGCCTTCCCGCGTTCGGTGCGCCGACCGTGGCCGAGCTCGAGCAGACGCCGCCGCGCCGAGCCGTCTGA
- a CDS encoding arsenate reductase/protein-tyrosine-phosphatase family protein: MVSVLFVCSANICRSPYMELAGRAMLSQGSSLELSSAGTLGFLDKPMDPTMATAFEHSPEVTEADIAAFRSRRLTAAHLEAADLVLTAESEHRQFILTEFPAAFRKVFSLGQFAAGVRRVDSTLSGVDLVQAVATTSGVAQLRADIADPYRRGRRAAAEAAAQIDELLVTVIPALEERN, encoded by the coding sequence ATGGTCAGCGTCCTGTTCGTGTGCTCGGCGAACATCTGCCGTTCGCCGTACATGGAGCTGGCCGGACGCGCGATGCTCAGCCAGGGCTCGTCCCTCGAGCTGAGCTCGGCCGGCACGCTGGGCTTCCTCGACAAGCCGATGGACCCGACCATGGCGACCGCCTTCGAGCACAGCCCGGAGGTGACGGAGGCGGACATCGCTGCGTTCCGCAGCCGACGGCTGACCGCCGCCCACCTGGAGGCCGCCGACCTCGTGCTCACCGCCGAGTCGGAGCACCGCCAGTTCATCCTGACCGAGTTCCCCGCGGCGTTCCGGAAGGTCTTCTCGCTGGGCCAGTTCGCGGCCGGGGTGCGGCGCGTGGACTCCACGCTCAGCGGCGTGGACCTCGTACAGGCTGTCGCGACCACGAGCGGAGTCGCGCAGCTCCGTGCCGACATCGCCGACCCGTATCGGCGGGGTCGCCGGGCGGCCGCAGAAGCGGCCGCGCAGATCGACGAGCTGCTGGTGACCGTGATCCCGGCACTTGAGGAGCGGAACTGA
- the cysD gene encoding sulfate adenylyltransferase subunit CysD codes for MTETHADYQLSQLDQLEAESIHIFREVAAEFEKPVLMFSGGKDSIVMLRLAEKAFYPAKIPFSILQVDTGLDFPEVTETRDRWVERLGVNLVVASIDDAIKNGIIPDAAKISRNRLQIPTLLNAIEENGFTAAFGGGRRDEEKARAKERVYSHRDEFGQWDPKNQRPELWSLYNGRLHEGEHMRIFPISNWTELDVWDYIGREQIEIPSIYFSHQRRVFERDGMLMTETPLNPMREGEVAEERTVRFRTCGDITLTGCVESTASTIEEIIEEVAVARKTERGATRGDDRFSEAAMEDRKKEGYF; via the coding sequence ATGACAGAAACGCACGCCGACTACCAGCTGAGTCAGCTCGACCAGCTGGAGGCGGAGTCGATCCACATCTTCCGTGAGGTCGCCGCCGAGTTCGAGAAGCCGGTCCTGATGTTCTCCGGCGGCAAGGACTCGATCGTCATGCTCCGCCTGGCGGAGAAGGCGTTCTACCCCGCGAAGATCCCGTTCTCGATCCTCCAGGTCGACACGGGTCTCGACTTCCCCGAGGTCACCGAGACCCGCGACCGCTGGGTCGAGCGCCTGGGCGTCAACCTCGTCGTCGCGAGCATCGACGACGCGATCAAGAACGGCATCATCCCCGATGCCGCGAAGATCAGCCGCAACCGCCTGCAGATCCCGACCCTGCTCAACGCCATCGAGGAGAACGGCTTCACCGCCGCCTTCGGCGGTGGCCGCCGCGACGAGGAGAAGGCGCGCGCCAAGGAGCGCGTCTACTCCCACCGCGACGAGTTCGGCCAGTGGGACCCGAAGAACCAGCGCCCCGAGCTGTGGAGCCTCTACAACGGCCGCCTGCACGAGGGCGAGCACATGCGCATCTTCCCGATCTCCAACTGGACCGAGCTGGACGTCTGGGACTACATCGGCCGCGAGCAGATCGAGATCCCGTCGATCTACTTCAGCCACCAGCGCCGCGTCTTCGAGCGCGACGGCATGCTCATGACCGAGACCCCGCTGAACCCGATGCGTGAGGGCGAGGTCGCCGAGGAGCGCACCGTCCGCTTCCGCACGTGCGGTGACATCACCCTGACCGGCTGCGTCGAGTCCACCGCCTCGACGATCGAGGAGATCATCGAGGAGGTGGCCGTCGCCCGGAAGACCGAGCGTGGCGCCACCCGCGGTGACGACCGCTTCTCCGAGGCCGCCATGGAAGACCGCAAGAAGGAGGGCTACTTCTGA
- a CDS encoding LCP family protein, which yields MDNDGPLLPEGMLFDQPARLRVRKRRRRFKRLHKVYERVVPARIRKWIDDNPALAAIVGLLLLLLLIILLWLLWLWLHLHKAPGFNPDLGDNRPPFLGGQNILLVGLDCDEAAPTGDKLRTCNDNDGNIDLSKLTGSGFSDLGNGSAGAPADPQDPTGSKAFEATGVRSDVIMVVHVAEDGQHAQVVSIPRDSYVDIEGHGKSKINAAFSWGGPNLLGRTIEQNFKIHLTHIVVTDFDGFRGITDALGGVQVYVPEDVIDERCNCVTWHKGWQTIKGETALDYVRTRHGLARGDFDRVQRHQNFLRAVVQRTRAMDVLVNPVKLTRLVDAATSHVAMDDGMSDAEVMKLTYAGLRMGIGDMAFATVPFEGAAMVGDQSVVLLKMKEAVELFNAMQRDKFISYVADHQVEQLPAENTVK from the coding sequence ATGGACAACGACGGCCCGCTGCTGCCGGAGGGCATGCTGTTCGACCAGCCAGCCCGGCTGCGCGTGCGCAAGAGGCGACGCCGGTTCAAGCGGCTCCACAAGGTCTACGAACGCGTCGTCCCCGCCCGCATCCGGAAGTGGATCGACGACAACCCGGCCCTGGCCGCGATCGTCGGGCTGCTGCTCCTGCTGCTGCTGATCATCCTGCTGTGGCTGCTCTGGCTGTGGCTGCACCTGCACAAGGCGCCCGGCTTCAACCCCGACCTCGGCGACAACCGCCCGCCGTTCCTCGGCGGCCAGAACATCCTGCTCGTCGGACTCGACTGCGACGAGGCCGCGCCCACGGGCGACAAGCTCCGCACCTGCAACGACAACGACGGCAACATCGACCTGTCGAAGCTCACCGGCAGCGGCTTCTCCGACCTGGGCAACGGATCGGCAGGTGCGCCGGCCGACCCCCAGGATCCGACCGGGAGCAAGGCCTTCGAGGCCACCGGGGTCCGCAGCGACGTGATCATGGTCGTCCACGTCGCCGAGGACGGGCAGCACGCCCAGGTCGTCTCGATCCCGCGCGACTCGTACGTCGACATCGAGGGCCACGGCAAGAGCAAGATCAATGCGGCGTTCTCCTGGGGCGGCCCCAACCTCCTCGGTCGCACCATCGAGCAGAACTTCAAGATCCACCTCACGCACATCGTGGTCACCGACTTCGACGGCTTCCGGGGCATCACCGACGCCCTCGGCGGCGTCCAGGTCTACGTGCCCGAGGACGTCATCGACGAGCGGTGCAACTGCGTCACCTGGCACAAGGGCTGGCAGACCATCAAGGGCGAGACCGCCCTGGACTACGTCCGGACCCGCCACGGCCTGGCCCGCGGCGACTTCGACCGGGTCCAGCGTCACCAGAACTTCCTGCGCGCGGTCGTGCAGCGCACGCGCGCCATGGACGTGCTCGTCAACCCGGTCAAGCTGACCAGGCTCGTCGACGCGGCGACCAGCCACGTGGCGATGGACGACGGCATGAGCGACGCCGAGGTCATGAAGCTGACCTACGCGGGCCTGCGGATGGGCATCGGCGACATGGCGTTCGCCACCGTGCCCTTCGAGGGCGCGGCGATGGTGGGCGACCAGTCGGTCGTCCTCCTGAAGATGAAGGAAGCGGTCGAGCTCTTCAACGCCATGCAGCGCGACAAGTTCATCTCCTACGTCGCCGACCACCAGGTCGAGCAGCTGCCGGCCGAGAACACGGTCAAGTAG